GATGTTCGAGAAAGTCGGCATCCAGCCCCCGTCGGGCGTTCTCCTCTACGGCCCGCCGGGCACCGGGAAGACGATGCTGGCGAAGGCCGTCGCCAATCAGACCGACGCGACGTTCATCAAGATGGCCGGCTCCGAACTCGTCCACAAGTTCATCGGCGAGGGGGCGAAACTCGTCCGCGACCTCTTCGAGGTGGCCCGCGAGAACGAACCCGCCGTCCTCTTCATCGACGAGATAGACGCCATCGCCTCGAAGCGTACGGACTCGAAGACGTCCGGCGACGCGGAGGTCCAGCGGACGATGATGCAACTGCTCTCCGAGATGGACGGCTTCGACGAACGCGGCGACGTCCGCATCATCGCGGCGACGAACCGCTTCGACATGCTCGACCCCGCCATCCTCCGGCCGGGTCGCTTCGACCGCCTCATCGAGGTGCCCAAGCCCAACATGGAGGGCCGCGAGATAATCTTCCAGATCCACACGCGGAACATGAACGTCGCCGACGACGTGGACTTCGCGCGACTCGCCGAGATGGCCGACGAGGCCTCCGGCGCCGACGTGAAGGCCATCTGCACCGAGGCGGGGATGTTCGCCATCCGCGACGACCGCACGGAGATATACATGAACGACTTCGTCTCCGCCTGGGAGAAGATTCAGGCCGAGGCCGACGACGACGCCGACGCCTCCCGCGCGTTCGCGTAGTCGGGCCAAGAGCACTCGCTCGAACCCTATTTTCGCGCGGACCTGATTCTGATTTCGGTTTCGCTTCTGCTACCCTCTCCCCCCGCGGCGTTCACAGAACGCTGACGACGGCGTACGGCACGAGAAACAGGACGACGAACATCAGCAAGAGAATCCCGCCGTAGCCGGCGAACGTCCCGAGTGCGGCCCGCCACGGGGGCGCGTCGGTGTCTACCATACCGACCGGTTCCGCGGGCGGGGACTTAACTGCCCGCCCCGGAGGCGGACTCGGACTCCGACCCGGATTCGGACTCGGCGTCGGCGTCGGATTCGGACTCGGTGTCGGCGTCGGATTCGGCGTCGGCGTCCTCGGGGTCCTCGCTCGCCCGCGGGAGCACCACGCGGAACGCCGCCCCGCCCTCGGGTCGGTTCGTCACGGAGACGTCGCCGCCGTACGCCTCGACTATCTCCCGGACGAGGTGGAGTCCGAACCCGGTTCCGGGGCTCTCGAACCCCTTCGCGCCCTTCTCGAAGATGCGCGATTCGAGGTCGGGGTCGACGCCGGGACCGTTGTCCGCCACCACGAGCGTCACCGTCTCCTCGCCGACTTCGGCGTCGGCGGTCACTCGCGGCGTCGGTTTGTCGTTGTGCTGGACGGCGTTGACGAGGAGGTTCTCTATCACCTCGTCCAGCAGTTCGTTCGCGCAGACGGCGACGTCGGACGGCCCCTCGTAGACGAGTTCCGCTTCGGGGAACAGTTCCCGCGTGGCCGTTATCGTCGATCTGATCGCCTCGTCGAGGGAGATGGGTTCGAGGGCGACCTCGTCGGACTCGACGATGGCGTTCATCAGAGAACGGATGGTCTGGACGAGTTCGATCATCGAGTCGGTCCGCTTGCGCGCCGTCGCCAGGTGCTCCGCGACGCTGTCGTCGACCTTCTCCTCGACGAACTCCAGACGCGCGTCGACGACGTTGAGGCTGTTGAGGAGGTTGTGCCGGATGAGTCGGTTCATCAGTTCCAACCGCTCGCGCTCGTGCTCTAACTCCTCCTCGCGGCGGACGCGTTCGGTGATGTCCTGCGAGAGCGACATCGCGGCGCGGACCTCCCCGTCGTCGTCGTAGACGGGCACCGTCCGGTACTCTATCGTCCGCCCCTCGAACTCCACCCGAATGGTCGTCGTCTCGCCCGCCAGCGCCGTTCGCAAGGCGTCGTTCACCCGGTCGCGCACCGCCACCGGGGCGAACGAGATATCCTCGACGTGTCGGCCCTCGATGTCCGACGGGTCGACGTCGACCCGGTCGAAGTTCGACCCCGCGGCGAGGAGGTAGGTGAGGTCGGTGTCGACGAGAGCGACGGCGCCGTTCGGGACGTTCTCCGCGAGCGTCCGGTAGCGTTTCTCGCTCTCGCGGAGCTGTCGGTCCCGCTCGACCGACCGGAGCGCGTGGCCCACGATGGTGCCGAGGCGCGAGAGCGCCGTCCGCTCCTCGGCGCCGAACGCGCCGGGGCGCTCGGAGTAGACGTTCAGGACGCCGTACCGGTCGTCCCCGAACGCGATGGGGATGGCCGCCGACGACCGGTAGCCGTACGTCCGCGCGTGGTCGCGCCAGGAGGCGTAGTTCGCGCTCTCGTCGACGTCTTGGACGACTTGCGTCTCCCCGGTGAGAAGCGCCTGCGCCGTCGGTCCGTCCCGACCGGGGCCGTCGAGCGACAGCGCGATATTCGAGAGGTAGTTCTCGACGCCCGATTCGCACCGACAGCGGATCTCGCCGGTCGACTCGTCGGCCTCGCCGATCCACGCGAACACGTAGGAGTCGGAGGCGGCCAGCGTCTCGCAGAGGAGCCGTTCTATCTCCTCGCGGCTCGACTGCCTCACCGCCGACTCGGATATCTGCTGGACGAGCGAGTTCAGATCGTTCAGCGCCGCCAACTGCTCGCGCTGGGCCCGGCGCTCGCGCTCGGAGTCGCGGTGGTCGATGGCCGTCGCGAGGATGTTGGCGACGCTCTGGACGAAGTCCACGTCGTACTCCGTGAACGACCGTTCCTCGGTGTCGTGGGTGCCGAGGATACCCCACGGGTCGTCGACGGGACCGATTATCGTGCTGATGCCGCTCACGACGCCGTGGTCGACGAGGAGGTCCGGTCCGGAGAAGCGCGTCTCCGCGCTCAGGTCGTCGACGACGACGGGGTCCGCCGAGAGCAGGGTGTAGCCGGCCTGCGTGCTCTCGTCGTTGGCGACGGACGCCTCGCCGACGTGCCCCAGCTTCCAGCCGACGCCGGAGCGGAGGAACAGTTCTCGACCGTCGTCGGTGAGATCCAACACCTTGCAGTAGTCGTTGTCGAGCGTCTCCGCGACGGCCTCGGTCGCTCGGTCGAACAGGTCGTCCAGGGGCGGGTGCTCCAGCGCCAACCGCCCGAGTTCGGCGACGACCTCCTGTTGGTGCGAGCGGGCCTCCAGTTCCCGCTGTTTCTCGAACCGCCCGGTGACGTCCTGGGAGATGGCGAGACCGGCGAGCACGTCGTCGTCCCCCCGAACCGGGGCCGTCCGTACGCGGTGCATCCGGTCGCCGATGGGGAGCAGGAACGTCCGCGTCTCCCCGTCGAGGGTGGCGCGGTAGTGCGGTTCTATCTCCTCGAACGCCTCCGGTTGGACGATATCGGAGAGCCGCTCTCCGGCCAGTTCGTCCCGCTCGAAGGCCGACAGACGCTCGGGCCGGACGCCGTCCAGTTTCTCGGCGTCCCCGCCGGTGACGAGAAGCCGCAGGTCGTGATCGAAGAGGGCGACCGACCCGTTGGGGAAGTTGTCGACGAGCGTCCGGTAGCGCCGACGCGTCTCCGCCAACCGCCGCTCGCGCTCCTTCTCGGCGGTGACGTCGCGGAAGTAGACGGACAGCCCCGTCTCGGAGGGGTGCGCGTTCACCTCGAACCAGCCGCCCAGCGACTCGTAGTAGAGCTCGAAGCTGGTCGGGTCCTGCGTCTCCATCGCCTCGTGATACTCCGTCCAGAGGGCCGTCTCGGTCGCCTCCGGAAACGCCTCCCAGACCGAGCGGCCGAGCAGTTCGTCCTCGGAGCGGTCGAGCAGCTCCGTGGCCCGCTCGTTGACGTACCTGAACCGCCACTCGGCGTCGAGGGCGTAGAACGCGTCGGAGACGCGTTCGAGAATCTCCGCCGGTTCGGAGATGACCCGCTCGGCCGAGGTGTCTTCCCCTCCGGGAGGCCCCGTGTGCATGGTCCGTTCTAAGGGCCTGAAGCTATAAGGAATCCCGGTCCGGGGGTTACCGCTACGCTATTGAACGTACCGGCCGTCTCTCCGCCCAATGGGTGACGATTCGGAGCCGGAAGGCCGCACCGTCCTCGTCGTCGAGGACGACGCGGACCTACTGGGGACGTACGAGGTGTGGCTGGCCGGCTGCGAGGGTGTTACCGTCCGCACCGCGCTCGACGGGAAGGCGGCGCTGGCCGCCGCGGACGACGCGGACGCCCTCGTCCTCGACCGGCAGTTGCCGGCGCTCTCGGGGCCCGAGGTGTTGGAACGCCTCGACGGCGACCGGCCGGTCGTCGTCGTCAGCGCCTACCGGCCCGACGCCCACGTCGGCGAGGACGACGTCGCCGCGTACCTGGTCAAACCGGTCACGCGGGACCGATTTCTCGATGCGGTGCGGCGCGCGCTGTCGTGAGCGACGGGGGCCGGACGCGGACCCGAACCACTCAACACCGGGGGCCGCCATCGCCGGATATGGGAACACCGCTTGACGCGCGCGACGCGCAGGTACGAGAGATACTCGACCGACTCTACGAGGAGTACCCCGACACGACCATCTCCCTGAACTTCTCGAACCGTCTCGAACTGCTGGTCGCCGTCGTGCTGTCGGCGCAGTGCACCGACGAGCGGGTGAACTCGGTGACGGCCGACCTCTTCGAGAAGTACCCCTCCGCCGAGGCGTTCGCGGCGGCCGACCAGGAGGAACTCGCCGAGGACCTCAGTTCGATCACCTACTACAACAACAAGGCGAAGTACATCCGCTCGGCGGCCGCCGACATCGTGGAGAAACACGACGGGGAGGTGCCGGACACGATGAGCGAACTGACCGACCTCGCGGGCGTCGGCCGGAAGACGGCGAACGTCGTCCTCCAGCACGGTCACGACGTGGTGGAGGGCATTGTCGTCGACACGCACGTCCAGCGACTCTCGCGACGCCTCGGAATCACCGAGGAGGAGCGCCCCGAGCGAATCGAGGAGGACCTCATGCCCGTCGTTCCCGAGAAGGACTGGCAACAGCTCACGCACCTGTTCATCAGCCACGGCCGGGCCGTCTGCACCGCTCGCAACCCCGACTGCGGCGACTGCGTCCTCGAAGACGTCTGTCCGTCGTCGAAAGTCGACCGCGAGGTCGACCTGGCGAGCGGCGAGGCGTGGTAGGCGACGAGCGGTGAGCGGCGGGGTCGGACCCGGGCCTCAGAACACGTACGAGGCGAGGTACTGGTAGGCGCCGAGGAACCACGCCAGAATCCAGAACAGCACGTAGCCGACGACGCCGATACGAAGGCGGCCGCGCCAGGCGCCCATGTTCTCGTGGAGGTCGTCCAAATCTATCTCCTGGTCGGGGTTGTGGTAGAGGTCGGCGTTGCGCTTCGCTTGGAAGATTCGGACGATGCCGGTCAGCGCGAAGGTGAGCATCGCGTACGCCTGCAGGCCGAGCACCGCGTGGAGCGCCGAGAGGCCGCCGAGTTGCACGAAGAGGCGCGGAATCATCCAGAAGACGACGGGTATCGTGTTGAGGAGGAGGCCGGGAACGATGAACGAGAGGTGGCGGACGAGCACGTCCCACGTCACCGTCTCGGCCTCGATGATGATCCACGCCCCGTAGAGGTAGAACGGAAAGCTGGCCGTGACCATCAGCGCGGCGACCGTCGCGATGGCCGACTCGGATACCATCGCCGTGGCTTAGGGGTCGAGCGGCCTAAGTGGCCCGACTCCGGGGTGGCGTACGGCGCTCGCACCCGAGTATCTCTCCCGAACGCCGGGAACCGACCGTCACCCTAACGGTGGTTCACGCCCAATCACCGGCGATGAGCGAATCGCCGGACGAACCGGCCGACGCGGAGCGGCCGCCCTCGGACCCGGAGGACGCCGAACTGGCGGCCCTGCGCCGTGAGGTCGAGGAGAAGTACGACTTCGACGACTTCGGCCCGGAGGACATGGCGGAGATGAGCGCCGAGGAGTGGGAGGCGGCGTTCGACCCCGACTCGTGGATCGTCGGCGAGGAACTGCTCGTCCGACTGGAGAAGGAACTGAAGAGTCGGGTCGCCCGACGGGAGATATTCGGCGTCGTCGAACGCGTCGCCGTCGACGGCGAACCGCACGTGTTGGTCTACTCGGACGAGGGGTACGCGCTGGTCGGCCCCGACGGCTCCTTGGAGGGGGAGGGCACCGTCTACCGCGACGTGCAGCCCTCGCTCGTCCTCTGTTCGATGGAGGACTTCGAGGTGCAGGAACCGCCGGAGAACCACGGGCTGCCGGACCCCGACGCCGTCGTCGAACACTCGAGCGAACTCGGCAACACCATCCTCCAGATAATCGCCGGCGGGCAGATTCTCGGCGGCCTCGTCCTCGTCGGACTGTGGCTGTTCACCGACCTCATCCCGTTCTCCTCGGGGAGGCAGATAAACATCGTTCCGCCCGTCGTCGCCGGGTTCTTCCTGCTCGTCGGGTTCTTCCTGTTCCTCGTCGTGGCGAACGCCCGCCTCTCGGACCGCTTCCGGTCCGAGGAGTACCGCAACCGACTCCGGGCCGTCCGCGACCACGGCCGACCCGACTTCGTGCCCGTCGACGACGCGAGTGGTGCGGCGCTCGAATCCGACGAGGCGGCCGACGACTCCGGCGCCGACGGCCGCCCTGGCGGGACCTGAGACGCTCGCGCCGCGCGGGACTAAGACGCCGACAGCGGGCCGATGGCAGGGGGAGTCGGTGGGTTTAAGCGCGTTCCATCCTGAGAATTTTCTGTATGAAAAGGCGGGACTTTCTGAGAGCGGCAAGCGTCCCTGCCGCGACCGCGACGGCCTCTGCCGCCGCCGGAGTCGGGGCCGCCCAAGAGGGCACTTCGACGTCGGGTGGCGGCGGCACCGCCACAGGGGCAGGAACAGGAACCGGGTCCGGAGGTACCGGCACCGGGGCAGGTACCGGCACCGGCGGCGGCGGTGGCGGCGGTGGCGGCGCGTCGGAGACGGTCGAAGTCGGCCCCGGCGGCTCCCTCGTCTTCACGCCCGGCACCGAGGAGGCCCTCCAAATCGCGCCGGGCACGACCGTGGAGTTCGTCTGGATGTCGGACAACCACAACGTCGTCCCCGACAGCACGCCGGAGGGTTCGAGCTGGTCCGGTCACGAGCCAATCGAGAACGAGGGCTTCACCTACACGCACACGTTCAGCACGCTCGGCACCTACGAGTACCACTGCGCCCCTCACGAGACGGCGGGGATGGTCGGCACCGTCGAAGTCGTCGAGAACCCGAGCAGCGGCGAGGGCGGCGGCGAGAAGGAACTCGAGGAACTGGGCGTCCCGATTCAGGCCCACTGGGTCGGCGCTGCGACCATTCTCGGGATCATCGTGACGGCCATCTTCACGTTCTACATCCTGAAATACGGCGAGTCCGCGCACACGGGCACGGGGAGGAACGGATAGATGTCCTCCAGCGGCAGCACCTACGGGGACATCCACCGCTACGAACCGGCCCGCGAGAGCACCGCCGCGGCCATCGCTATCGTCCTCCTGGCCATCATCGAGGTCATCTTCGTGTTCATGTTCACCTTCGGCCTCGTCTCCGGATGGGGGCTGTCCGACACGGGGAACATGTTCCTCGGCGGCGTCCTCGCCGTCATCTTCATCGACCTCGCGTTCATCCTCGCGCTGTACCGCAAGGAGTTCCTCCCGGACGTCGTGATAGTCAAGAAGCGGCGTCGGAAGTGGGAAGACGTCTACATCCGTGAGGACCAGATGGAAGGCACCGACTTCGGCGCCGGAGCGTGGGACCAGGTCAAGCGCGCCGTCTACCCGTACTACAAGAGGTAACAATGAGCTTAGAACGAAAAGACGACTACGACCACAAGGGCTGGATGAAGGAGAAGGACCTCACTCCCGTGGAGTCCACGTTCCTCACGACACTCATCTGGCTCGACAAGCGGTTCCGAATCGTGGACTACCTGGAGCTGATGGAGACCCTCTACTACCGGGTCAACCTCC
This Halogeometricum sp. S3BR5-2 DNA region includes the following protein-coding sequences:
- a CDS encoding DUF7318 family protein; protein product: MSSSGSTYGDIHRYEPARESTAAAIAIVLLAIIEVIFVFMFTFGLVSGWGLSDTGNMFLGGVLAVIFIDLAFILALYRKEFLPDVVIVKKRRRKWEDVYIREDQMEGTDFGAGAWDQVKRAVYPYYKR
- a CDS encoding DUF7321 family protein — protein: MVSESAIATVAALMVTASFPFYLYGAWIIIEAETVTWDVLVRHLSFIVPGLLLNTIPVVFWMIPRLFVQLGGLSALHAVLGLQAYAMLTFALTGIVRIFQAKRNADLYHNPDQEIDLDDLHENMGAWRGRLRIGVVGYVLFWILAWFLGAYQYLASYVF
- the nth gene encoding endonuclease III, producing the protein MGTPLDARDAQVREILDRLYEEYPDTTISLNFSNRLELLVAVVLSAQCTDERVNSVTADLFEKYPSAEAFAAADQEELAEDLSSITYYNNKAKYIRSAAADIVEKHDGEVPDTMSELTDLAGVGRKTANVVLQHGHDVVEGIVVDTHVQRLSRRLGITEEERPERIEEDLMPVVPEKDWQQLTHLFISHGRAVCTARNPDCGDCVLEDVCPSSKVDREVDLASGEAW
- a CDS encoding response regulator, which codes for MGDDSEPEGRTVLVVEDDADLLGTYEVWLAGCEGVTVRTALDGKAALAAADDADALVLDRQLPALSGPEVLERLDGDRPVVVVSAYRPDAHVGEDDVAAYLVKPVTRDRFLDAVRRALS
- the pan1 gene encoding proteasome-activating nucleotidase Pan1; this translates as MTDTVDDVDLPYEEDAASQQEKIQALQERLDVLESQNEEMRDKLLDANAENNKYQQKLERLTHENKKLKQSPLFVATVQEVTDEGVIIKQHGNNQEALTEVTDELREELEPDSRVAVNNSLSIVKRLDNETDVRARVMQVEHSPDVTYADIGGLEEQMNEVRETVEMPLKSPEMFEKVGIQPPSGVLLYGPPGTGKTMLAKAVANQTDATFIKMAGSELVHKFIGEGAKLVRDLFEVARENEPAVLFIDEIDAIASKRTDSKTSGDAEVQRTMMQLLSEMDGFDERGDVRIIAATNRFDMLDPAILRPGRFDRLIEVPKPNMEGREIIFQIHTRNMNVADDVDFARLAEMADEASGADVKAICTEAGMFAIRDDRTEIYMNDFVSAWEKIQAEADDDADASRAFA
- a CDS encoding PAS domain-containing protein, which translates into the protein MHTGPPGGEDTSAERVISEPAEILERVSDAFYALDAEWRFRYVNERATELLDRSEDELLGRSVWEAFPEATETALWTEYHEAMETQDPTSFELYYESLGGWFEVNAHPSETGLSVYFRDVTAEKERERRLAETRRRYRTLVDNFPNGSVALFDHDLRLLVTGGDAEKLDGVRPERLSAFERDELAGERLSDIVQPEAFEEIEPHYRATLDGETRTFLLPIGDRMHRVRTAPVRGDDDVLAGLAISQDVTGRFEKQRELEARSHQQEVVAELGRLALEHPPLDDLFDRATEAVAETLDNDYCKVLDLTDDGRELFLRSGVGWKLGHVGEASVANDESTQAGYTLLSADPVVVDDLSAETRFSGPDLLVDHGVVSGISTIIGPVDDPWGILGTHDTEERSFTEYDVDFVQSVANILATAIDHRDSERERRAQREQLAALNDLNSLVQQISESAVRQSSREEIERLLCETLAASDSYVFAWIGEADESTGEIRCRCESGVENYLSNIALSLDGPGRDGPTAQALLTGETQVVQDVDESANYASWRDHARTYGYRSSAAIPIAFGDDRYGVLNVYSERPGAFGAEERTALSRLGTIVGHALRSVERDRQLRESEKRYRTLAENVPNGAVALVDTDLTYLLAAGSNFDRVDVDPSDIEGRHVEDISFAPVAVRDRVNDALRTALAGETTTIRVEFEGRTIEYRTVPVYDDDGEVRAAMSLSQDITERVRREEELEHERERLELMNRLIRHNLLNSLNVVDARLEFVEEKVDDSVAEHLATARKRTDSMIELVQTIRSLMNAIVESDEVALEPISLDEAIRSTITATRELFPEAELVYEGPSDVAVCANELLDEVIENLLVNAVQHNDKPTPRVTADAEVGEETVTLVVADNGPGVDPDLESRIFEKGAKGFESPGTGFGLHLVREIVEAYGGDVSVTNRPEGGAAFRVVLPRASEDPEDADAESDADTESESDADAESESGSESESASGAGS
- a CDS encoding DUF7319 domain-containing protein; translated protein: MSESPDEPADAERPPSDPEDAELAALRREVEEKYDFDDFGPEDMAEMSAEEWEAAFDPDSWIVGEELLVRLEKELKSRVARREIFGVVERVAVDGEPHVLVYSDEGYALVGPDGSLEGEGTVYRDVQPSLVLCSMEDFEVQEPPENHGLPDPDAVVEHSSELGNTILQIIAGGQILGGLVLVGLWLFTDLIPFSSGRQINIVPPVVAGFFLLVGFFLFLVVANARLSDRFRSEEYRNRLRAVRDHGRPDFVPVDDASGAALESDEAADDSGADGRPGGT
- a CDS encoding plastocyanin/azurin family copper-binding protein — translated: MKRRDFLRAASVPAATATASAAAGVGAAQEGTSTSGGGGTATGAGTGTGSGGTGTGAGTGTGGGGGGGGGASETVEVGPGGSLVFTPGTEEALQIAPGTTVEFVWMSDNHNVVPDSTPEGSSWSGHEPIENEGFTYTHTFSTLGTYEYHCAPHETAGMVGTVEVVENPSSGEGGGEKELEELGVPIQAHWVGAATILGIIVTAIFTFYILKYGESAHTGTGRNG